A portion of the Hoplias malabaricus isolate fHopMal1 chromosome 1, fHopMal1.hap1, whole genome shotgun sequence genome contains these proteins:
- the exoc5 gene encoding exocyst complex component 5: MATTAQLFEEPFDADEYIERLAWRTPGGGSKGGAEGFDPKKLLEEFQNHIEELKQLDERIQRKVEKLEQQCHREAKEFAHKVQELQRSNQVAFQHFQELDDHISYVATKVCHLGDQLEGVNTPRQRAVEAQRLMTYFNEFLDGELRSDVFNNPDKIKEAADIIQKLHLIAQELPFDRFADVKAKIASKYHDLERQLIQEFTAAQRRGEIGRMREVAAVLLHFKGYAHCIDVYIKQCQEGAYLQNDVFEDTALLCQRVNKQVGEVFSSPEMVMAKLIQNIFENKLQAHVRETLDTRPTELEQYLKNLFDLYTRTTALAAKLTEFNLGSDKHTFLSKLIKSIYSTYLDSYIDMEQQYLKTRSASILQRYYDSKNHQKRPLGTGSMQELKERIRQRTNLPLGPSIDTHGETFLSQEVVVNLLQETRHAFQRCHKLSDPADLPKNAYSIFLLLVEHLCVDHIDYALEIGLSAIPSSDAKTANLYFLDVVQQANTIFHLFDKQFNDHLMPLISSSPKLTECLQKKKEVIEQMEVKLDTGIDRTLNCMIGQMKHILATEQKKTDFRPEDENNVMIQYTTACSKVCAYVSKQVERVRRSMDGKNVDTVLTELGVRFHRLIHEHLQQFSYNYMGGMLAICDVAEYRRCAKDFRVPLVLQLFDTLHALCNLLVVAPDNLKQVCSGEQLTNLDRNLLHAFVQLRADYRSARLGRHFS; the protein is encoded by the exons GAACCATTTGATGCAGATGAGTACATTGAGCGGCTGGCTTGGAGAACTCCAGGAGGGGGCTCTAAAGGTGGAGCAGAAGGGTTTGACCCAAAAAA GTTGCTGGAGGAGTTTCAGAATCACATAGAAGAACTGAAACAGCTGGATGAGAGGATCCAGAGGAAAGTGGAGAAACTTGAACAGCAGTGTCACCGTGAAGCCAAGGAATTTGCACACAAGGTCCAGGAGCTACAGAGGAGCAACCAG GTAGCCTTCCAGCACTTCCAGGAGCTAGATGACCACATCAGTTATGTGGCCACTAAGGTATGTCATCTCGGAGACCAGCTAGAGGGAGTAAACACTCCAAGACAAAGAGCTGTGGAGGCCCAGAGACTCATGACCTACTTCAACGAGTTTCTGGATGGAGAACTACGCAGTGATGTCTTTAACAACCCTGATAAG ATAAAAGAAGCTGCTGACATCATTCAGAAGTTGCACTTGATTGCTCAGGAGCTGCCGTTTGACAG ATTTGCTGATGTCAAGGCCAAGATAGCAA GTAAATACCATGACCTGGAACGGCAGCTGATCCAGGAATTCACAGCAGCTCAACGCAGGGGAGAGATTGGCCGCATGAGGGAAGTAGCAGCAGTCTTGTTACATTTCAAG GGATATGCCCATTGTATAGATGTGTACATTAAACAGTGCCAAGAG GGTGCATACCTGCAAAACGATGTGTTTGAGGACACAGCCCTTCTGTGTCAGCGAGTTAATAAACAGGTGGGAGAGGTTTTCTCCAGCCCAGAAATGGTGATGGCCAAACTTATCCAAAACATCTTTGAGAACAAACTGCAG GCTCATGTCAGGGAAACGCTTGATACACGTCCCACTGAACTGGAGCAGTACCTCAAAAACCTCTTTGACCTCTACACCAG AACAACTGCCTTGGCGGCTAAGCTAACAGAATTCAACTTGGgctcagacaaacacactttcCTGTCCAAACTGATTAAGAGCATCTACTCCACCTATCTGGACAGCTACATAGACATGGAGCAGCAATATCTAAAGACACGCAGTGCCTCAATTCTCCAGAGATACTATGACTCAAAGAACCATCAGAAACGACCACTAGGCACAGGGAG catgcAGGAGCTGAAAGAGAGAATCAGACAGCGCACAAATCTGCCTTTGGGCCCCAGTATTGACACACATGGAGAAACTTTCCTCTCACAGGAAGTTGTGGTCAACCTGCTGCAGGAGACACGGCATGCCTTCCAGAGATGCCACAAG TTGTCTGACCCAGCTGACCTTCCTAAGAATGCATATTCAATCTTCTTACTTCTGGTAGAGCACCTCTGTGTGGATCATATAGATTATGCCTTAGAAATTGGCCTTTCAG CTATTCCTTCTTCAGATGCCAAAACAGCCAACCTCTATTTCTTAGATGTGGTCCAGCAAGCTAACACCATTTTTCACTTGTTTGATAAGCAGTTCAATGATCACCTCATGCCACTTATTAG CTCATCTCCTAAACTGACTGAATGTTTGCAGAAGAAGAAGGAAGTGATTGAGCAGATGGAAGTGAAGCTAGACACTGGGATTGACCG GACTTTGAATTGCATGATTGGCCAAATGAAGCACATTCTGGCAACGGAGCAGAAGAAAACTGACTTCAGGCCAGAAGATGAAAACAATGTTATGATACAGTACACTACA GCATGCTCCAAGGTGTGTGCGTATGTGAGTAAGCAGGTGGAGCGCGTGCGGAGGTCTATGGACGGAAAGAATGTGGACACAGTCCTGACGGAGCTGGGCGTGCGTTTTCACAGACTCATCCACGAGCACCTGCAGCAGTTCAGCTACAACTACATGGGGGGCATGCTGGCCATCTGCGACGTGGCAGAATACCGCCGCTGCGCCAAAGACTTTCGG GTTCCCTTGGTCCTCCAGCTCTTTGACACACTTCACGCTCTGTGTAACCTCCTGGTCGTTGCCCCTGATAACCTGAAGCAAGTTTGCTCTGGAGAGCAGCTAACCAACTTGGACAGGAATCTGCTTCACGCGTTTGTTCAGCTCAGAGCAGATTATCGCTCAGCCAGACTAGGCCGCCATTTTAGCTAA